A DNA window from Gammaproteobacteria bacterium contains the following coding sequences:
- a CDS encoding chemotaxis protein CheW, which produces MNNVQTADGEINLGAGSEGQFLTFIMANEEYGVDILRVQEIRGWDSATPIPNTPAYIKGVINLRGTIVPIIDLRQRFGLKAQAYDATTVVIVLKVLRDDRERIMGIVVDAVSDVYNVGEDEMKPPPDFGSVVSVDFVKGLVTVDEKMLIILEIDEMLNSGELAIADKVNE; this is translated from the coding sequence ATGAATAATGTTCAGACAGCCGACGGTGAGATAAATCTGGGCGCAGGAAGCGAAGGTCAGTTTCTCACATTCATTATGGCAAACGAAGAATACGGCGTTGACATATTGAGAGTACAGGAAATACGTGGATGGGATTCGGCCACGCCTATACCAAATACTCCGGCTTATATCAAAGGTGTAATAAATCTTCGCGGAACGATTGTGCCGATAATTGATTTACGCCAACGCTTTGGATTGAAGGCACAAGCATACGACGCAACAACAGTGGTCATCGTACTCAAGGTTTTGCGTGACGACCGTGAACGTATCATGGGAATCGTGGTGGATGCAGTTTCTGATGTGTACAACGTCGGAGAAGATGAAATGAAGCCACCACCAGACTTCGGAAGCGTAGTCAGCGTGGATTTCGTAAAGGGACTAGTGACGGTCGATGAGAAGATGTTGATCATCCTTGAGATCGACGAAATGTTGAACTCTGGTGAATTGGCAATCGCCGACAAAGTTAACGAGTAA